A part of Fusarium oxysporum Fo47 chromosome III, complete sequence genomic DNA contains:
- a CDS encoding FAD binding domain of DNA photolyase-domain-containing protein produces MAKPRVIYWFRTDLRLHDSPALKAALDLDPAVLWPIFTWDPHYVYRARGGLNRWQFLLDCQNDLSRSISQVNPKSKLFVLREAPQTLFPKLFKAWKVTHLVFEKDTDSYGRERDSVVVQAAKDAGVEVLVRSGRTLWDSDQIVEKHGGKPTMSITQLQTAGSKLGEIRKPIPAPKHLPDPGDMPVNFEQDEPSTKPDFNAGFRTEGDKAYTRIAGPNDDFAIETMEELGFPPATTPHRGGETRALKELNKLIADKKYTATFQKPKTNPAQFEPQATTLLSPFLHFGALSVRLFYWRVREIVDSYGKGASTPPESLIGQLLFRDMYFAAQAALGYVFSQTANNPYCRFIPWHLPSKRDSETGLITGEYHIDSEEAEIWFRRWRVGMTGFPWIDALMRQLKDEGWIHHLGRHAVACFLTRGGCYIDWERGCEVFEEWLIDHEPACNAGNWQWLSCTAFFSQYFRCYSPIAFGQKWDKEGNFIRRYVPELKNMDSKYIYEPWKAPLPDQRKAGVRIKGDGLNSTEEGTYPKPMFDFAKRRDVCISAMKTAYQVGLHGNDGQALDGTWRKLFPTSRGEIQGDIESDNGEHADYADDEGDREDNEAKEKGEGIKSIENGDRAMSKRSGRRHSNENTTKKQKT; encoded by the exons atggcaaaACCTCGTGTGATTTATTGGTTCCGAACAGATTTGCGACTTCACGATTCACCTGCTCTCAAAGCGGCTTTAGACCTTGACCCAGCTGTTCTTTGGCCTATCTTTACGTGGGATCCTCATTACGTATACCGAGCGAGAGGAGGCCTTAATAGATGGCAGTTTCT CCTGGATTGCCAGAATGACCTCTCCCGATCTATTTCACAGGTGAACCCCAAGTCAAAACTCTTTGTTCTCAGAGAAGCACCACAAACTCTGTTTCCCAAACTCTTCAAGGCATGGAAGGTCACTCACCTGGTCTTCGAAAAAGACACAGACAGTTATGGTCGCGAGAGAGATAGCGTTGTTGTCCAGGCGGCTAAAGATGCCGGTGTCGAAGTACTTGTCCGTTCGGGCAGGACGTTGTGGGATAGTGACCAGATAGTCGAGAAGCATGGCGGAAAGCCAACAATGTCTATCACGCAGCTTCAAACTGCAGGGAGCAAGCTTGGTGAGATCCGGAAACCCATTCCTGCTCCCAAGCATCTTCCGGATCCAGGAGACATGCCCGTCAACTTTGAGCAGGACGAACCGAGTACCAAGCCAGATTTCAATGCAGGATTTCGAACAGAAGGAGATAAAGCTTACACCAGGATAGCGGGGCCAAACGATGACTTTGCCATTGAAACAATGGAGGAACTGGGCTTCCCACCTGCGACCACACCCCATCGTGGAGGAGAAACGCGAGCGTTGAAAGAACTCAACAAGCTAATTGCAGACAAGAAATACACTGCAACTTTCCAGAAACCCAAGACGAATCCAGCTCAATTCGAGCCACAAGCTACCACTCTCCTCTCGCCATTTTTGCACTTCGGGGCGCTTTCTGTGCGTCTGTTCTACTGGCGAGTAAGGGAAATCGTCGATTCCTATGGAAAGGGTGCTTCAACCCCCCCCGAAAGTCTCATTGGCCAACTACTTTTCAGAGACATGTACTTTGCCGCTCAAGCTGCTTTGGGTTATGTCTTCTCGCAGACGGCGAACAATCCGTATTGTCGTTTCATTCCCTGGCACTTGCCCTCCAAGAGAGATTCGGAAACGGGACTCATTACTGGAGAGTATCACATTGACTCTGAGGAGGCAGAGATCTGGTTTAGAAGATGGAGAGTTGGAATGACTGGGTTCCCCTGGATAGATGCCTTGATGAGACAGCTAAAAGATGAAGGCTGGATACACCACCTGGGACGACATGCGGTTGCCTGCTTTCTGACAAGGGGCGGTTGCTATATCGACTGGGAGAGAGGTTGCGAGGTCTTCGAGGAATGGCTCATAGACCATGAGCCGGCTTGTAATGCTGGCAACTGGCAGTGGCTGTCTTGTACAGCCTTCTTTTCCCAGTACTTCCGTTGCTATAGCCCGATAGCCTTTGGCCAGAAGTGGGACAAGGAAGGAAATTTCATCCGTCGTTATGTGCCAGAGCTCAAAAATATGGACTCCAAGTACATCTACGAGCCGTGGAAAGCCCCTCTTCCGGATCAGAGAAAGGCAGGTGTCCGCATAAAGGGCGATGGGTTGAACAGTACCGAGGAGGGAACATATCCAAAACCAATGTTTGACTTTGCAAAAAGACGTGACGTGTGCATCTCTGCTATGAAGACTGCATATCAGGTTGGCCTTCATGGGAATGATGGCCAGGCGCTTGATGGAACATGGCGCAAACTCTTTCCTACCAGCCGTGGGGAGATTCAAGGCGATATTGAGAGTGATAATGGCGAGCACGCTGATTATGCAGACGATGAAGGGGATCGTGAGGATAATGAGGCAAAGGAGAAAGGCGAAGGAATAAAGTCTATCGAAAATGGGGATCGAGCAATGAGTAAACGGAGCGGTAGACGGCACAGCAACGAGAATACCACAAAAAAGCAGAAGACATGA